In a single window of the Anaerocolumna cellulosilytica genome:
- a CDS encoding DUF4446 family protein has protein sequence MDVIDSIGLDLGYIVIGLAGFSLFLFILVIILLIKHSKINKKYRSFMNGADGKSLETQFTVKFNELEDLKLESKRLKIKIDKVTENLLLTYQKVGIVKYDAFKEMGGKLSFALALLNDENNGFILNSMHSSREGCYTYIKEIIKGESFVVLAEEEKLALEEAKKTKNFME, from the coding sequence ATGGATGTAATTGATAGCATTGGTTTAGATTTAGGTTATATAGTTATCGGATTAGCTGGTTTTTCCCTGTTTTTGTTTATCTTAGTTATTATTTTGCTAATAAAGCATAGCAAAATAAATAAGAAATATAGAAGTTTCATGAATGGTGCGGATGGGAAAAGTCTTGAAACACAGTTTACAGTAAAATTTAATGAATTAGAAGATTTAAAGCTAGAAAGTAAAAGACTAAAAATAAAAATAGATAAAGTAACAGAAAACCTACTACTTACATATCAAAAAGTGGGTATCGTAAAATATGATGCATTTAAAGAAATGGGTGGAAAGTTAAGTTTTGCATTGGCATTATTGAATGATGAAAACAATGGGTTTATTTTAAATAGTATGCATTCAAGTAGGGAAGGTTGTTATACATATATTAAGGAGATAATAAAAGGGGAATCCTTTGTAGTGTTAGCAGAAGAAGA